TCACGATGTCGCCGACCTTAACCTGAGTTATGGGAACCTCAATCTCTTTTCCATTTCTAATTACAGTTGCCTTTTTAGCTTGAAGGCTCATAAGTTTCTTGATTGCCTCACTCGTCCTGCCCTTTGCTACGTGTTCTAAGTATCTTCCAAGAAGCAGGAATGCCAATAAGAGTACGCTTGCTTCGTAGAAGTTGTACTCTTTAGGGAGTACGCCAATTGTCGCGAGCACGCTGGCTATGTATGCTGAACCGACACCCATGGAGTACATGACATCCATGTTGAGCGTTTTGTGCCTCACAGAGCGGATAGCTTTGAGGAACACATCCCTGCCAGAATACGCTATCACTGGCGTTGCCAGAAGGAACTGTATCCAGAGCATGTAGGGGATTTCAAAGTCAAGTCCCAACACCCATCTATAAGTCATGAATGTTATTATCCCTCCAAATGTCCAAGCCACTATAAGCTTTCTTTTCATGTCTTTCAGATGCCTTTCCCTTACTTCTTTTTCTATATCAACACTCTCTTCGCCCTCAACGCCGAGGAACTGATAGCCGAACTCCTCAATGGTCTTTTGGATGTCTTCCATATCCACTAACGTTGGATCATAGCTGATGGTTGCTTTTTCAGTTGCAAGATTTACCCTAACGTCCAATACTCCCGACAGCTCTTTTAACGCAGTTTCTATTGTCCTAACACATGATGCACATGTCATGCCACCAATTCTAATAACTGCGTCCCTTCTCTCTCTAACCACACCGTAGCCAACACTTTCTATTGCCCTAATTATATCCGTTATGCTGACCTTTGATTCATCAAACTTAATGTAAGCGCTTTCAGTCGCTAAGTTCACCTTGGCTTCCTTTACTCCCTCCAGCTCCTTAAGTGCCATTTCTATCGTTTTGGCACATGATGCACAGCTCATTCCGGTAATCTTAATGTTCACTTCCACTGGAGCTCACCTCCATTACATGCTTTGTTGAAAAGATTATTGAAGTTATTTTTTGCCAAAATGTAAATTCTCATAGGAAAATTTTTATAGTTTGAAAGCACAATGTTAGTGGTGGGAAAATGACGAAGCTCGATGAAATTGATCTAAAGCTTATCTACCTCCTAATGGACAACTCCAGGTTAAGCATTTCAGAGCTTGCTGAACGCCTGGGAGTCAGCAGGCCGACGGTAAAGTCGAGACTGGACAGATTGGAAAAGGAAGGAGTAATCCAACGCTACACAATAAAACTCAATCCCGAACTTCAAAGGGCCAGCAATGTTGTTGCCCTGATAATCAAAACAGACGAACCAGAAAAGCTTCAAGAATTCGAAGAAATTATTGAGATTAACCGATTTACAAGTAAAAAATATCTTATAAAAGTGGCTGTCGAGGATATGGAAGGACTAAGGAATGTCATAGAAGGGGCAGGTTTTGAAGTGCTTGAGATAATGCCCATCCTTGAAAGCATTGAAAAAGAGTACCCACCAAAAGTTAAAGTATCCTTCAAATGTGACTACTGTGGTAAGGAGATAACCGGGGAACCAATAGTCTATAAGTACCGCAACAAAGTTTACTTCTTCTGCTGTGAAACCTGCTTCAGAGAGTTTAAAAAAGCAAGGGAAAATTTAGAGAAGGTTAAACTATCCAAGGAACAAAAGGTAAAGAATACCCAAAGTCACCAAGATCACGCCCATGGTTAGGCCCCCTTTTCTTAATTTGACACTCAGACATAATGAGCGTTTCCTTTTTTCCAAATAGAGGGAAGTATGTTGGTGTACTTGGAGACAGTGAGAATAGCAGGTTCTTGCCCTTGGGGCTATAAAGGTTATAATCGAGGAGCAGTTCACGACAAAGGTTTCGTCCGCAAGAACGTTTATGGTTTTGAAAAATTCAAGAACTAATCTTATCCCCCCAGCCCTGAAGGACAGAGCTTTTCAAAAGAAAAAATAAAGAAAAAGCCTTCAGCTCCCTATGCACTTCATGAAGGCGTCCCACATCTTGAACGGCCCGAGGAAGCAGGTAACGTAGCAGTTGCAGTCGAACTTAATATCGGCGCATTCGAGGGCACTGCAGATTGTACTTGGGTCGGCGGGATCAAGGCCATCCAAAGGCGACAGACAGGGATGTATGCTCCCCCAGCCAGGCTTTGGAAGGCTGTTCTCCAGGTCATCGGCATAGCTGTTTATCGCCGCCCCTCCAACGACGGAATTCGTTTCTGGCATCGGCGGCCAGGGAGTTATGCAGTCAAAGCGCTCTATCGCCGCCCACACGAGGTGGAAGTAGTAGTTGAAAACAACTGCGGGCCCAAAGTTCTTGCTCTGGAGGCAGCAGAGCTTGCAGGCCTCACCCTCGACCGCACCGACCATCGCCGCCTTAAGCTTGCAGAGGTCGCACCGGCCGGAGTCGAGTTCCCCACCAGTTTCGCCGCCTTTCATAGGCCCCAAAGGATATGTCCCAGGATGCATCGAGCTGAGGGTGACGCTTCCAACCGAGGCCGAGAAGCCCGCGTAGCCGGGACCGTTGGTCAGCGTCGCGTTTACTCCCGGGAAGAAGGGGACCACCAAGGTCCTGTTTTCGGCCATAGCCACCTCAAACCTCGTCTCCGCACCCCCGGACAGAAGTCTAATCTCGTGAAGCCCGTAGTCGATGGGGACCTCAAGCCTGCCCGTTGAATTCGTCCTTCCGGCATTCTCGCCATCAACGATTACCGTGACGTTTGATGCGTAGAAGCCAGGG
Above is a genomic segment from Thermococcus sp. SY098 containing:
- a CDS encoding TRASH domain-containing protein, translating into MTKLDEIDLKLIYLLMDNSRLSISELAERLGVSRPTVKSRLDRLEKEGVIQRYTIKLNPELQRASNVVALIIKTDEPEKLQEFEEIIEINRFTSKKYLIKVAVEDMEGLRNVIEGAGFEVLEIMPILESIEKEYPPKVKVSFKCDYCGKEITGEPIVYKYRNKVYFFCCETCFREFKKARENLEKVKLSKEQKVKNTQSHQDHAHG